The nucleotide sequence AACTCCCTGATGTGCTACTtttctgtttgcagggaggtgttgctttttttCATAGAAGGGTCCAatgaaattggtatccccctccctacacacacacataatctgAAGATGTACATTCCTGTATCCCAGCATCAGTATTGGACtaagacctaggttcaaatcctcaactcagccatgaagcccagtgggtgaccttggccctgtcagtctctcagcctggcctgcctcacagggttgatgtaaggataaaatggaaagggggaacgATGTgcaccgccttgagctccttggatggaaggtaggatataaatgcaataataaatagataaatacgtgtctgctgcaacatctggATTCCAGCCTCACCTAACCTgctgatctttaaaaaaaatattaatcaaGAAACAGCGATGTGGTGGCGATGGaaatgctagattgtgcactgcagacaacagggtggatagattaagaaggggggttagtgcttttaggccttgggaggATCAGCAGAACTGACGTCTTGGCTAGCATGCACTTGGGAATGAGAGCGGAGCAGAAAACGGATCAGCGCGCACACAAGCAAAAACCCACCTGCCCCTCCTGAATTTGGgcgcatgggaggggggaagccctcaaccgCTACAACGTCTTGGAGAGAAAGATGGGGGAGCAGAGTGTAAGTGAAAGAAAGGGGGGACGCTTGCAAGTACACTTCCCCTCGGAGATGGCGGCCGAACAGATCCTGAGGTTCCTCAGTGCTCCTCGCAAATaagaagaatttttaaaaggaggtggaagcaggagccaagaaaggcaggcagaccggctgccaggaaggaagggggaaagcagcctttccttgcagccttgcttgtttttgctgcacgaaaagctctctcctctcttACTGAGCAAGTGCATTGTCAGCAGCAGTAGTTTGAGCAGATGGGAGTCTGACCTTGGCTTGCCTGAAAGAGGctctgccgcttcagcaaaagtcctcccctctctttGGGAGCTCGGGGGAGGAGTCGTCTGCAGTGGCCGCGGGCAGCAGACAGCGTCcggggagtgaagacttttaaagaaagaaagaaagaaagaattcatttctttactgttcacagcccctcCTGGATTACTTCGTGGTCCCCTGGCGGTCACGGCCCCCAGGGTGGGAACCACAGACCTAATTCATGGTTGGAAATTCCTGTGTTCTTTGCAACAGTGTTTACCTTGTagcaaggagttccacaactaAACTTTGCTCAAGCTGGCGTATTGAGACATTGCAAGAGCCTCtatattttaggcagaatttaaTAATTCAAGGCTCTAAGTGGAGACAAATATGGAAGCTAAACTATGGCCCactgactggaagcgttcaatatacatcccaattccaaagaaaggggatcccagggaatgcagtaattatcgaactattgccttaatatcccatgcaagtaaagtaatgctcaagattctacaacaaaggctcttaccatatatggagtgagaaatgccagaagtccaagctggacgtagaaagggaagaggcaccagagatcatatcgcaaacatacgttgtataatggaatggaccaaggaatttcagaagaaaatcaccttgcgctttctagattacagcaaagcctttgattgtgtacatcatgaaaaactatggaatgccttaaaaatggggtgccacagcatcagattgttctgatgcgcaacctatactctggacaagaggctactgtagggacagattatggagaaaccgattggttccccattggaaagggtgtgagaaaggggtgcatattatcatcctatttgtttaatctatatgcagaagatatcatacggaaagcaggattagaccaaaatgaaggaggtgtgaaaattggagggagaaatatcaataatttaagatacgcaaatgatatcatactactaacAGACACCAAtgatgatctgaaacaaatgctgatgaaaggtaaagacgaaagcacaaaaacaggactacactTGAgtgtcaaaaagactgaagtaatgacaacagaagatttatgtaactttaaagttgacaacgaggacattgaacttgtgaaggattatcaataccttggcacagtcattaaccaaaatggagacaagagtcaagaaatcagcagAAGGCTAGGATGGCGAGGGAAGctatccaatcccgctttccttatgatatgttctgcatatagattaaacaaataatctgggaaggagccctgggctccatctgggaggaagggcgggatacaaattaaataataaataaataaaatagagtgataaaatacacccctgtctcacatccttttctattgggaaccagtcggtttctccatattctggggCAGTTCTTGAAGCAGCCTAGATTCCTCTCTGACTCCTCCCGAATTTGCTGTAGTGGCTCTGTTTGATAGGCCGCCTAACAACAGATAGAGGAGGAGCCTTCCTAAgagggctgacaagcaggcagagccaagggagggacctctttgccatggcAACACtattggattaggattggctaagtggtgcagagagcagattggccagagaacacTAGATTGACAGAAACGAttgcagagcttttctgagtttAAACAGAAGTATAAAATGAGTGTGGGGGAAAAATGTCTGAGGCTTTTGAGATTTGGGGGGAGATGTTTAAAAAATTGCTTGATATTCGGATTGGGaaggctgtgccccagtagctcCAGTGGGCCAAccagtgagcagcagcagcagctgagcgagcccgaggacatatacgctcatggggtctgaactggcggtgaccgaccaggagagagacctcggggttgtggtggacagcacgatgaaaatgtcgacccagtgtgcggcagctgtgaaaaaggcaaattccatgctagcaataattaggaaaggtattgaaaataaaacagccgatatcataatgccgttgtataaatctatggtgcggccgcatttggaatactgtgtacagttctggtcgcctcatctcaaaaaggatattatagagttggaaaaggttcagaagagggcaaccagaatgatcaaggagacggagcgactcccttacgaggaaaggttgcagcatttggggctttttagtttagacaaaaggcgggtcagaggagacatgatagaagtgtgtaaaattatgcatggcattgagaaagtggatttagaaaagttcttctccctctcataatactagaactcgtggacattcaaagaagctgaatgttggaagattcaggacagacaaaaggaagtacttctttactcagcgcatagttaaactatggaatttgctcccacaagatgcagtaatggccaccagcttggatggctttaaaagaagattagacaaattcatggaggacagggctatcaatggctactagccatgatggctgtgctgtgccaccctagtcagaggcagcatgcttctgaaaaccatttgccggaagcctcaggaggggagagtgttcttgcactcgggtcctgcttgcgggctttccccaggcacctggttggccactgtgagaacaggattctggactagatgggccactggcctgatccagcaggctcttcttatgttcttatgttcgtaGTGTGAGTTGTGTGGTCAGGGTGATAGGATTTTCTTTTTGTGGAGACAGGTGGTGGAATTCACCCCCCAGGTATTTTGATTAGCTCTAGATTTCAGCAATGGACTCCTTTCCGGAGGGCAAACTATTGCAACTATTTTTCAATCACATTGATTTGATTGTCAAAGTTCGTGTCCTGTGAATATGactggcatcatcatcatctcagttGAGATGACAAACCTAACTCTTTCAGCAACGTTTCCCATTTggtctcaagcagcctctttgcaaaatgaaccaaactgaagtcATTAAACAAATTATATAGGCCATGTTAGGTGGAGCGTCTCCCAGGGTTATAAGCTAGTAGCCAGCCTGCCCACACTTTGCTCTCCACTTGCACCTCTGCTTTCTCTGGCCTCTGCCTCACACATCCCTCATCAACCGACTTTCCAAACTGCCTTTCCAAATTGGCAGTTAATAGCCCATCCTTACCTCTCTAGAACCTCTAGCCAATCAGATACTGTTTTTACTGAGACCGATCAAAATGAACATACCTGATGCAGGCCCCACGTATCACTGTTAAAAATgattctgtctttctctctcttcacaaCTTGTCACCAAGCAGGTACTGCTTAAACAGATCTGCATCATagggtaaaatgtaaatgtactgccttcaagtcgattccaacttgtggcgaccctgtgaacagggttttcataaggctgagaggcagtgactggcccaaggtcacccagtgagcttcatggctgtgtggggattcgaaccctggtctcccaggtagtagtccaacaccgtaACCACTACGCCATGCTGGCTCTCATGCAGCATAAGGTAGAGACACACATACCAGTGTGCTTCCACCTCTACTTTCTGAAAACAGAGACACACGCCAGTCATCAAATCatgcccctttttattgtaaacatTTGTCACTTCAGGTTGAATGCTTTTCCCCCCCCATTTAGCCTCAGGCAGATTTTtcagctgattggtagatcaacccattgtcaGGTATGGCCAATGGCAATGCTTTCCTGGAGGCTCagggattggcccaacactttgtgtGGGCAGtcttgaaaggtctgaagtcagaaGTGGAGAAGGGAGATGGGTTCCAGCCAAAGggagagttgcttcaaaatgcagccagaaaaatcaTTCTGGCTACTTTTGAAACCagtagtgtgcccacagccataGTAACACTAGAAGACCTTGAACTTTGTCAATTACACTCTGACATCAGCAGGACCCAGAAATGTTTTTTCAAAGAAGAAATCAGAAACCCGCAGGTATATGCGCAGAATTTCTCCACAGTGCTTTaacagctttcatttttattccATCAGGAGATGTTTGGGGAATCCCGGATGAAGGGAAACCATTAGAAGTCTCACTGAAAAGAGCCGAGGAGCAGAAGTATGAATGGAACTTGGGGAATCAAGATGGAACAAACAGACAAGAGGGGAGACAAACGCAGATGCTAGGGGATGAATCCAGTACTTCTCAGGGTGATGACAATGAAATTCAAGAGAGTACTCATCACCTAAAGGAAATAAGAATGTCTCCTGAGTGCAGTAAAATCTTAAGCTACCAAAAAGCCTTGCTCACACATCGGAGAAGGCATAAGAGAGGGAGACCATATATACGCATGGAGTATGACAAAAGCTTCAGTTACAGTGGTGCCCTTTCTTTACATCCAATAGCTCATACAGGAAAGAAGCCTTATAACTGCTTACAGGATGGAAAGAGCTTTGGtctgagtagccaccttacttcacatcaaagaattcatacagggtacaaaccatatgaatgcttggagtgtggaaagagcttcagtgcaagtagcacccttactagacatcaaagaactcatacaggggacaaaccttataaatgcttggagtgtggaaagagcttcggtctgagtagccaccttacttcacatcaaagaattcatacagggtacaaaccatatgaatgcttggagtgtggaaagagcttcagtcagagtagctcccttacttcacatcaaagaactcatacaggggacaaaccttataaatgcctggagtgtggaaagagcttcagtgacaatggccaccttactagacatcaaagaactcatacaggggacaaaccttataaatgcttggagtgtggaaagtgcttcagtcatAATGAACACCTTATTAGACATCAgcgaattcatacaggggacaagccttataaatgcttcgagtgtggaaagaccttcagtcagagtgacagccttacttcgcatcaaagaactcatacaggggagaaaccttataagtgcttggcgtgtggaaagaacttcagtcacAGAGGCAACCTTACTATGCATCAAAGAAGTCATACAGGGGAGcagccttataaatgctttgagtgtggaaagagtttccgtgacagtggcacccttactagacatcaaagaattcatacaggagacaaaccttataaatgcttggagtgtggaaagagcttcatttgcagtggcacccttacttcacatcaaagaactcacacaggggacaaaccatataaatgcttggaatgtggaaagagcttcagtcagagtagttcccttacttcacatcaaagaactcatacaggggaaaaATCTtataagtgcttggagtgtggaaagagcttcagtcagagttgcacccttacttcacatcgaaggactcatacaggggacaaaccttatgaatgcttggagtgtggaaagagcttcagttggagtggCAACCTTGCtagacatcaaagaattcatacaggggacaaaccttatgaatgcttggcgtgtggaaagagcttcagttgcagTGGCACCctcactttacatcaaagaactcacacaggggagaagccttataaatgcttggagtgtggaaagagcttcagtcataaTGAACACCTTATTAGACATCAgcgaattcatacaggggacaagccttataaatgcttcgagtgtggaaagaccttcagtcagagtgacaaccttactttgcatcaaagaactcatacaggggagaaaccttataagtgcttggcatgtggaaagaacttcagtcacAGAGGCAACCTTACTATGCATCAAAGAAGTCATACAGGGAAGcagccttataaatgctttgagtgtggaaagagtttccgtaacagtggcacccttactagacatcaaagaattcattcaggggacaaaccttataaatgctttgagtgtggaaagagcttcatttgcagtggcacccttacttcacatcaaagaactcatacaggggacaaaccatataaatgcttggaatgtggaaagagcttcagtcagagtagctcccttagttcacatcaaagaactcatacaggggagaagccgtttaaatgcttggagtgtggaaagagcttcagtcagagattctcccttactgtgcatcaaagaactcatacaggggacaaggcTTATAAATGATTGGAGTGCGGAAATAATTTCATTCAGGATGGCCATCTTCAGGCACTTCAAATTATCCATATAGGGGAGCAGCtgtataaatgctttgaatgtggaaaaagctttaagaAGAGTTGTAGTCTTTCTGTGCATCCAAGGACCCATATAGCGGAGCAGCCATATTAATGTCTGGATCATACCCTTGCTACACATTAAAAATATCACAGTGGGGGGAAACCATGTAGCTGTCcagagtgtgggaaatgtttcaTTCAGTGTATCTTGCAGTGTCATTCTTCCTTCACATCAAAGGATCCTTAAAGAGGAGAAACTATGAAATGCCCAGAGAGTGGAAAGAGCTTTGTTAGATACTCAGATGACGCTATATTAGGTACTCATGAACCCCTCCATTGGAGAGAGAGGAATAATAGGTATGTTCACACGGATGAGAAATTTGGTCCATTCACTTTTCAGTACACCTCTCCTacataattttgttgttgttatgtgccttcaagtcgactacaacttacggcaaccttgtaagttcaggtctgtggcttcctttatggaatcaatccatctcttgtttggccttcctctttttctactcccttctgtttttcccagcattattgtgatGCCTATAATAAGTACAGTGGAAGGAATTGTTAGAAATGTTTGAACTGTTCGGAACATTTCAGTGAAGATTGTTATTGAGTTCAGTTTTGGGGCAAAACTGAGGATGgtggagatgaagtggactgaaGGAGCTGTGGAGCGGAATGGAATAAAAACTTTGGACAAGTAATACTAGCTCATGACTGATGTAGACCTGAATGTCTGCATTGAGGGCAGAAATGCTTTTCTGGATTGTGAGAAGCAGAAATGCTGAGAAGGCCTTAGCTAAACTAATAGTGAAGATAGAAGATTAGCTACTCCACGTGACTAGTACAAAACCTATTTACATGTGTGGTGGTTTTGCCTTTTAATACGAACGTTTTCGCTGTATTAGCTGCAATCGCTCTATTCATGGGGCAGTCCATTACTATTCTGGCGCATTTGCAACACAGTTTgcctttttgccttctctttcagagggGAAGCGATTTCTTGCTTTGAACCTGTTCTGAGGCTGTCTAAGTTTCCTCTAAGTGAGTCCTTTGCGGCTGGAGGTTCGGTTCTTTAAAAACTTCAAACAGTTTctgctggtcttgtttttatatatgtatgtttACAGTTTTAATAGATTTGCTTATTCCCAGGTGAGGTTTCTATTtcaccattttatttttcaacCTTTTCCCTTCATCTTTGTTTATCTGGATCCTGTCTGTAGGACTGTACGTCCAACTGGTTCCTTTGAATCCCTTCTTGGGTAGGTAGCTGTCATATTCTTTCTTTGCTCTTAATATTTTTTGCATGACAACATCTTCATATTTATGGTCCTTGGCAGacccgccacccaagggcagcccgGATATATGCCCCCTGAcctagccaggagctgatgcaagaggctgcaagattaactgcagcctctctatgAACTCAGGGTCAAGGCAGGggctcccagtccttgcagcacttaccactTTTCTTAATAGCTAGGATAAATGCCTACATAGCTGACACATAGCAAAGCTTTAGCTACTTTGGACTGGTGGAAAGGGGTCAGTCAAAGCAGAGCTGCCTAATAGTTAACATTATTACTAGCCTTCAATACCACAATTGTGGTTTGTAATAGTTCAGTTGCACATTGTTCTTCTGAGTAGAGGTAAGTTTCCatatccattttttatttttgttttccaagTAATAATTGTTTGTGTATACTTGTTGCCAGTTTATTTCTGGGTCAGATGCAAGGTTCTCGtggtagtgtttaaagccctaaatgatttagCCCCCTAACATCTGAAAGtccacctccttccttacagGCCCTCTTGTGTGTTAAAATCAGCAGAGTGGGCCTTCTAGATAGTTCCACTGCTCCCACAAGTTTGGGGGGATGGTGTCCCGGGAGAGGGtgttctctgtggcggcccctgaTTTGTGGAACCCCCTCCCCACCGAAGTTCATtcggcaccttcactgtataatTTCTGGTGAATGTTGAAGACATGCCTCTTcagcctggcctttgacacttgagatgtacattttcaggacccaccctattgctgtgattgtgttttgttttaattctttttttaacactgtattttaacctgttgtaacccaccctgggacctgcttaTGGACAGGTGGGTAATCATCATCTGATCCttatttcccccttccccaagATTCAATAAAGTGCTGTGGATTTCTCTCTGCTCTTATGCTCTATCTG is from Rhineura floridana isolate rRhiFlo1 chromosome 3, rRhiFlo1.hap2, whole genome shotgun sequence and encodes:
- the LOC133381089 gene encoding zinc finger protein ZFP2-like translates to MATSLGDVWGIPDEGKPLEVSLKRAEEQKYEWNLGNQDGTNRQEGRQTQMLGDESSTSQGDDNEIQESTHHLKEIRMSPECSKILSYQKALLTHRRRHKRGRPYIRMEYDKSFSYSGALSLHPIAHTGKKPYNCLQDGKSFGLSSHLTSHQRIHTGYKPYECLECGKSFSASSTLTRHQRTHTGDKPYKCLECGKSFGLSSHLTSHQRIHTGYKPYECLECGKSFSQSSSLTSHQRTHTGDKPYKCLECGKSFSDNGHLTRHQRTHTGDKPYKCLECGKCFSHNEHLIRHQRIHTGDKPYKCFECGKTFSQSDSLTSHQRTHTGEKPYKCLACGKNFSHRGNLTMHQRSHTGEQPYKCFECGKSFRDSGTLTRHQRIHTGDKPYKCLECGKSFICSGTLTSHQRTHTGDKPYKCLECGKSFSQSSSLTSHQRTHTGEKSYKCLECGKSFSQSCTLTSHRRTHTGDKPYECLECGKSFSWSGNLARHQRIHTGDKPYECLACGKSFSCSGTLTLHQRTHTGEKPYKCLECGKSFSHNEHLIRHQRIHTGDKPYKCFECGKTFSQSDNLTLHQRTHTGEKPYKCLACGKNFSHRGNLTMHQRSHTGKQPYKCFECGKSFRNSGTLTRHQRIHSGDKPYKCFECGKSFICSGTLTSHQRTHTGDKPYKCLECGKSFSQSSSLSSHQRTHTGEKPFKCLECGKSFSQRFSLTVHQRTHTGDKAYK